The proteins below are encoded in one region of Reichenbachiella sp. 5M10:
- a CDS encoding DUF5683 domain-containing protein, with protein sequence MLDTLIRKSVYSILLVLFVHSVYAQEDIIHEDSLFIESPGIESFRSKSKLDPNKAALYSAVFPGLGQMYNKQYWKLPIVYGGAILIGYLVQYNQDYYTAFRNAWIAETDDDESTVNPFPRFNAYSLQRKAEQFQRNRDFMIIIGAVYYLLTIVDAHVAAHLIEFDINDELAIMPSYKPQTEYTVRNVGMSVVFNLSK encoded by the coding sequence ATGCTTGATACCTTGATTAGAAAATCGGTTTACTCTATCCTACTTGTCCTGTTTGTACACTCTGTGTATGCGCAGGAGGATATCATTCATGAGGACTCTTTGTTCATAGAGTCTCCAGGAATAGAGTCATTCCGTAGCAAGTCCAAATTGGACCCTAATAAAGCTGCTTTGTACTCCGCGGTATTTCCAGGTTTGGGTCAGATGTACAACAAACAGTATTGGAAGCTTCCCATTGTCTATGGAGGGGCGATTCTGATCGGTTACCTTGTCCAATACAACCAAGATTATTATACTGCGTTTAGAAATGCTTGGATTGCCGAGACAGATGACGATGAGAGTACAGTGAATCCTTTTCCTAGATTCAATGCCTATTCGCTTCAGCGTAAGGCAGAGCAGTTTCAGCGCAATCGTGATTTTATGATTATCATCGGAGCGGTGTATTATCTACTCACGATAGTGGATGCACACGTTGCAGCGCACCTAATAGAATTTGATATCAACGATGAGCTGGCAATCATGCCATCGTACAAGCCACAGACAGAATATACAGTACGAAACGTAGGGATGTCCGTGGTATTTAATTTGAGCAAATAA